In the genome of Theropithecus gelada isolate Dixy chromosome 19, Tgel_1.0, whole genome shotgun sequence, the window TTTCTCttccaaaagcatttttttcactGCCACCACTAGGAAAAGGTAAAAGTCAGTCACATTCCAAAAATCGATTTTGGATGAAATTTatcaaatgttaaatattttgtcctttttctcaGAATATGGGAGAGAgaagttgaaaaaagaaatctgcaatAGCCTCAAACTAAGTTCTGATTAAAGTAATGCTAAAGCCCTTAGAAGGCAATCATGTCAAAGCCTgaatgaaaatgtgaagaaacCAATGATAAATTCAACATCTACTAAAAAATGTTTGTCATTAGCAACTCTGACACTTAAACCCCTGCCTTAACAGTGTTGAAAACATAAGTGTAGTATGTAGTGTCCACTTATTACAAGATGAACAAAGTTATCTCTTACAAAAGATAATTGTATCTATACTACATAAAACCAGTAGAAAACTAGACGTCTGGGAAGATAGTACTCAACTTGATTAGTGAGGCTAAAGGACAGGATCTAATCACAAAACAATATCAACTTACCATTGGAGAGTTCGGTATTGAGTGGTTTTCTACATTTCAATTGTCTCTGACTTAATCTTATTAAGGCTACTTTGTTTCCTGTTTACAAATTCAAGATATTCTGGAGGTGATCTcaacataattttcaaaaatgtttcctATTAACAAATATTGAGCACCTGTGAAGTATACAGCAATGGTAAGATTATGTAGATTCAGTAGTGAACAAAGTCTCTGCCTTTATGGAGTTAACATTCTAGCGGACACTTAATTTTGGCATGTCCACCATGTTGTAAAAGGCCTGAGAAAAATCTTACTCTAACACCCCTCTTCTAAGTGACATTTTATAAAGGTCAAGGTTCTGACTAAAGCCCTTGCTATGCTAATCATAAAGATTGTTTTGTTGTCTTTGAACCACTGGGACAAGACAAGCTATGGCTGAAACACTGACTTTAGTAATTTTCTGAGACTTGATAATTGGAAGAATTCAAATGACACGAGTCTTCACAAATAAtcattttatggattttttttcctgtgtggaTTCTCTGATGTTCTTACCACCCCTATTATTTTTATAGGATTTATCACCAACATGGATTCTGTGATGAATTGTAAGATTCGATCGCCAACTGAAGCTCTTACCACATATCTCACATTTATAAGGTTTTTCCCCAGTGTGAACTCTCTGATGAGACTGTAGTTGTGAAGACCGACTGAAGACTTTACCACACATAtcacatttgtatggtttctctcctgtgtggacACTCTGATGAAGTTGAAGACTTGATGCCTGACTGAAGTACTTACCACACTCCCCACATTTATATGGTTTTTCTCCCGTGTGCACCCTCTGATGCATGTCAAGATTCAAGCTCCACTTGAAGCCCTTCCCACACTCATCACATTTGTATGGCTTTTCTCCAGTGTGGACTTTTTGATGGGCTTGAAGATGTGCACTCCGACCAAAACTCTTCCCACACTCTTCACATTTGAATGGTTTTTCTCCACTGTGGACTCTCTGATGGGCCAAAAGATTTGAGGCCTGCCTGAAGACCTTCCCACACTCCTCACAATTAtatggtttctctcctgtgtggatCCTACAGTGAATTTTAAGATCTGCTCTACGACTAAATCCCTTGCCACACTCTtcacatttgtatggtttctcaCCCTTATGGATCAGCTGGTGAATCTGAAGTCGTGAGCTCTGATTGAAACCCTGCCCACACTCCTCACACTTAAAAGGTTTCTCTACACTGTGGGCCTTCTGATGGATTTGAAGATATGAACTTTGACTGAAGCCCTTCCCACATAtctcacatttgtagggtttctctcctgtgtggacCACTAGATGAACTTGATAATGGGAGTTCCTCCTGAAGCTCTTCCCACACTCACTGCATTTGtatggcttctctccagtgtggactCTCTGATGGGCTTGAAGATTTGAACTCAGAGTAAAGCCTTTCCCACATACAGTACATATGTATGActtctctccagtgtggactCCCTGATGGGCCTGAAGACTTGAAGGCCGACTAAAGCCTTTACCACATTCCTcacatttatagggtttttctccTGTGTGGACTCTCTGATGAATGTAAAGATTTGAGCTACAAATGAAGCCCTTACCACACTCCtcacatttgtatggtttctctcctgtatgaacTCTTTGATGGGATTGAAGATGTGAATTCCGACTGAAGCTCTTACCACATGCATCACATTTGAATGGCTTCTCCCCAGTGTGGAGTCTCTGATGGTCCTGAAGATGAGAGGCCTGACTGAAGGCCCTCCCACACTCCTCACAATTATAAGGTTTCTCTCCCGTGTGGACCTTACAATGAACATTAAGTGCTGATCTACGACTGAAACCTTTCCCACATTGCttacatttgtatggtttctctaTCACGTGGACTTTCTGATGGGTCTGTAGATGAGTGCCCTGACTGAATTCCTTACCACACTCATCACACTTAAGTTTTTCTCCCACATGTACTTTCTGATGAACAGGAAGAACTGGGCTGTAACAGAAGCCTTTTCCACGTTCAACACATGTAAGAGACTTCTCTCCTGATTGTAACTGCTGATGAAGATCAAAGCTGGAGAGATCACTGAAGGGTTTTTTACACTCATTACACTGGTAAGATTTCTGTCCTGTGTGAATCATGCTATTCTGATCAAATGTCGAAATCTTCATGTTGTCTTTTTTGTAATCATTGGGTCTATAAGACTTGTCACTTTTGTGTACTCTATGACCATCATGATGTGAAATCCAACTGATGGGATCAACACCCTTCTTACAttgacataatttattttttatggaaattTGTTGATCTCTGTTCAATCTCTGTGACTCAGTCAGGAATGTTTTCCTCCAAGAATCCTGGGTTCTCAAGATAGGAAACTCTGGATTCCCAGTATCACTGGGACCATCTGCTTTATTTACTGTATAGTTCTCATCTTCGGAAATTTGAACAGACAGTTCTGCCCCTACCTGGCAAGGGAAATCACCTTGTTTGTGAAATTGAGAATTATTGATCATGGAGTCTTGACACCTGGTTAAGTCATTTGCAATTTGTTGCCAGATTTGCCAGCAAGAAAGCTCTTCTTCTGATTCTCTGTCTTGAATAGTTACTAActtactttgatttttctctcctgtAAGGACAAAGAATTCAGAGAGATAGACAGTGAATTTTTTTGTTCAAAGATTTAAGATTTCTCACTGAGGACAGATTAAAAGACTTTAATGAGCCTCGGGATAGTTCTGCTCATCTTTTTCGACACATTTGAAGTTTCTGGTTTACATACTGACAGAAACCAAGAGATGGTCCACCAAGCTCCCAATTGCTAAGCACTAATGAAACCCATTTAAAAACACAACTACTGACATACTAAATTTTTAATCCCATGTCTTTCCTACCATAATATGGTATCAATAAGGAAAAACATTTTGTAGTGCTCACAGTTTACAACCACAGCCCAGAAGTTATTGCGTGGCAGTTATTAACAGTCACTCAAGGAATGTATGCATGTATGAATCCTTGTTTGACTTCTGATAGTTCTTCTAACTTCAAATCCAAGTTTAAGTTTGAGCCAGGTCATAGAGCAAAAGAGCTTTTACAAGTAAGGTatgtgaaatagaaaaagaactgGAAAGTACAGTTTTGCTGCAAAGTTGAAAAGCTGTACCTGAGGCAGGGGTATACCAAGTGAGTTATtgctgaagagaaaaatcaaaggtgATAATCACTTGGGGTGAAAGCAAAGCATGAAGACCTATGCACTGGATCCTTCTAAGGCTTTTGCATTGAGTCAAAATTGGAAGGTTAGCAAAGAATGTTGTCTCTTTGAAAGAAAGGTATGGAAAGTTTCTGGATGTAGATATATTTGTCTTTAAcaagaatgttttccaaattgacAAAGTGGTCTATTAATGAATCgtgaaataaatttaatagcttgtgatatttaggaaaaaaatcagataaagtATCATATCAGAATAATCACAAGCAGTAATGGTGTCATTACATAAAAGGCCTTCTAAAGACATACATATAAGCCTACACAATATAAATGTTTGAGAGGCAACAATGTAAgatccatttctttttatgagaGTGGACTTTGGAAGAAGCAAATGGGATGCCAACTGTGCAAACTTTTTAAGGAAAAGGCTAATGCTCATGTCCTgacttttagttttactttttctttcctgatataATGGATAAGAAAATCGAATTTTATTCCCTTCTATGGGGGAATAcctaagaaatagaaataaaagtctgtatttgaaaatattccctCCCCGATGAATATGCTCTGCTACAAATACTCAAAGAAAGTCGTAAGGAAAGCATGTTATTCAGTTTGGTTACAGCTATGACGCTAGGTTCCCTAAGATATAGGTCAACTTGTATAGACAGGCAAACACATGCAAATATACAAACACAGACACTCATACacaaagagaaattaaattagGTTAGGAATTTATTGGAAGACAAAAAATACTTTGCAATATCCCTTATTTATGCTGATTTGTTCACCACCTATTAGCTCCATAGAAGACAGATTtccattaactcatttatttattcaattaatgtTTATAGTGTCTCTGCCATATACTAGGACTATTCTAAGTACTGAAGAGACAGCAACAAATAGATAAAATTCCTCCCCTCCTGGAGATTACACTCCAGTGAGGAGACCCAGGTGGTAAGTCACTAAATGAAAGCATATATGAGGTGATGATCAGTGCTTACACACAATATAAGGCAATGCACAGAGAGTAAAGGAAAAGACTGTGTTTTTAATAGGGTGGTCAGAGGAGGCCTTTCTTATAATACTAAAACTGAGCAAAgaactgaatgaggaaaagacCAGAAGGCTTATAGGTGAAATATTatttcaggcagagagaagaacACACACAGGGCTGTGAGGCAGAAGCATCCTTGATAGGTCTGAAAAGCAAGAGGGAGGACAATGTGGCTGGAattcacagagagagagagtatagGAGATATATTTAGAGAGGTAGTGGGGGATGAAGAGCACACCATGTAGGACTCTGTCAGTCACATTAAGTGGATTTTACTCTATGTAAAATAAGTTACAGATAATTTTGAGCAGAACAGCAACATAGTCTGACACAAGGTAACAAAAACTCACTTTGGCTGTCACTTAGAAAACAGACTGTAAGAGGAGAGGGGTGGGAGCAGGGCAAGCGGTATGAAGGGTGTTGCAATAATCCAGGAAAGAGATTTGGCAATTTGGAAAAGGTGACGGCAATAAGGCTGACGAAAAGCAAAGCAGATGGACAGTTAACTATAAGAACTCACAACTGTTTGGTTTTTACCTAAATTTCTCTGTCTTTGGGTTGCTGTCGTCACTATCCAAAGCTGCTCATTTCTTTCTATAGGTGATACATCTTGTTTGAAGGGTTGATGCCCTGTGAAAATGCCAAATCACAAGTTGAAAATGAACATATTAGAGTTAAAATACACTGGAAATCTGAGCTGCAACTGCATATTCAAGACACTGaaagcagtgtttttcaaacctTTATTTAAATTGTGACTCAGTAAAGAAACACCATTTATTTCATGACCCAGACACACATGCATAGATACATATTATGAAAACCAAGTTTGAATAATCTATTTTTAACTATTGTCTGTTTTCATTAAATCTCCTCCCATTAGTTCTCACATCAGTCAAGAAATTGGCCAGTTTTTGCTGCAGTGTGCGCCATTCTTCCTAAGGAGTTCTAGTATTTTCTACCCTATATTATTTCATTGAAATCTGCTGGCGGTATTCAATAAATTGGTTTTATAATTCAATAATGGGACAGgtgtaaaatatgaaaaagaatagacaaaGCATAGCAATATTCTGTTCATTTATAGTTCTTCtataaaacacaaatgaaaaagacCTAAAATACTCTGTTCAGAAAGATCAGAAACATCCAGTGTCTCTGCATCCCATAAAAATTAGGAAAGTCACGTTTCCACACTCAGGGAACCATTTCAAGGGCCACAAAGCCTTAAAactccaaggtcacaaagatacTCCAGAGGGAGGCTGTCCTCACCCACTGACAGCAGGTTCCTAAAGTTCTCCACCATCACATCTCGGTACAGCTTCCTCTGGGCAGGGCCCAGCAGCCCCAACTCCTCCTCTGTGAAGGCCACAGCCACGTCGTTGAAGGTCACTGCTTCCTACGACAAAAACACATGACCTCAATCTTACAACCAATGTCCACTGGAAGATGGGTAACACTGAGAAGGTGAAGAGAACAGGTGCAAAGTTGTTCTGGATGCCGAGACGTTTGTAGATTTCCCAGCCCTTCTCCTGTCTTGCCAATGCCATATACTGACTTACCAAAAGTGCTGCTATGAAAAAGAAAGCTTTGTATATTTACTGGATGCTCTCAGTGAGTACTCTTATAAGGGCATTTCCTAGAACTGTTACCTACTGAACCTAAAACATTGCCAATTTCCCCAGAAAGGTTTACCAATTTAGTCCCAACAGTGTTTGATAGCACCTGTGTTCCTACTGAGGTGGGAAGCAGTACTACATGTGGAAATAAACGTAAAGGGCATGTCAGGTTTCTGAATGAAagactctttctctctgtcctcctgtcttggtcttTCACTTGAATGTAATACACTGATCCTGGATCTTTAGTTTTCCATGTGAACTTGAGCAGGTTCCTCATTCTTCACAATCCcttttctatttatgtttaaaaCGAAGACAAAACAAAGAACCTCCTCATAGTTGCTGTGAGGTATCAATATAGGGGCACAGTGTAAGTGCTTGGCAAATCCTTTCCTACCACTAGGCATTTTAAATTAAGGTCACATATTACACTTTGactaaaaaaatattcaaagggaAAAAGACTAGTAAACACACAGGGtatggctgaggcagggggaagaCAGAATCTAGCTCTTGGAGTAAAAagtctaatatttttttctgtgtgaagCAGTTGTTAAATCTTGACGCACTGTGCCATATTTGAATATTCTATCAAAAAACATCGGA includes:
- the ZNF226 gene encoding zinc finger protein 226 isoform X2, encoding MVENFRNLLSVGHQPFKQDVSPIERNEQLWIVTTATQRQRNLGEKNQSKLVTIQDRESEEELSCWQIWQQIANDLTRCQDSMINNSQFHKQGDFPCQVGAELSVQISEDENYTVNKADGPSDTGNPEFPILRTQDSWRKTFLTESQRLNRDQQISIKNKLCQCKKGVDPISWISHHDGHRVHKSDKSYRPNDYKKDNMKISTFDQNSMIHTGQKSYQCNECKKPFSDLSSFDLHQQLQSGEKSLTCVERGKGFCYSPVLPVHQKVHVGEKLKCDECGKEFSQGTHLQTHQKVHVIEKPYKCKQCGKGFSRRSALNVHCKVHTGEKPYNCEECGRAFSQASHLQDHQRLHTGEKPFKCDACGKSFSRNSHLQSHQRVHTGEKPYKCEECGKGFICSSNLYIHQRVHTGEKPYKCEECGKGFSRPSSLQAHQGVHTGEKSYICTVCGKGFTLSSNLQAHQRVHTGEKPYKCSECGKSFRRNSHYQVHLVVHTGEKPYKCEICGKGFSQSSYLQIHQKAHSVEKPFKCEECGQGFNQSSRLQIHQLIHKGEKPYKCEECGKGFSRRADLKIHCRIHTGEKPYNCEECGKVFRQASNLLAHQRVHSGEKPFKCEECGKSFGRSAHLQAHQKVHTGEKPYKCDECGKGFKWSLNLDMHQRVHTGEKPYKCGECGKYFSQASSLQLHQSVHTGEKPYKCDMCGKVFSRSSQLQSHQRVHTGEKPYKCEICGKSFSWRSNLTIHHRIHVGDKSYKNNRGGKNIRESTQEKKSIK
- the ZNF226 gene encoding zinc finger protein 226 isoform X1 encodes the protein MNMFKEAVTFNDVAVAFTEEELGLLGPAQRKLYRDVMVENFRNLLSVGHQPFKQDVSPIERNEQLWIVTTATQRQRNLGEKNQSKLVTIQDRESEEELSCWQIWQQIANDLTRCQDSMINNSQFHKQGDFPCQVGAELSVQISEDENYTVNKADGPSDTGNPEFPILRTQDSWRKTFLTESQRLNRDQQISIKNKLCQCKKGVDPISWISHHDGHRVHKSDKSYRPNDYKKDNMKISTFDQNSMIHTGQKSYQCNECKKPFSDLSSFDLHQQLQSGEKSLTCVERGKGFCYSPVLPVHQKVHVGEKLKCDECGKEFSQGTHLQTHQKVHVIEKPYKCKQCGKGFSRRSALNVHCKVHTGEKPYNCEECGRAFSQASHLQDHQRLHTGEKPFKCDACGKSFSRNSHLQSHQRVHTGEKPYKCEECGKGFICSSNLYIHQRVHTGEKPYKCEECGKGFSRPSSLQAHQGVHTGEKSYICTVCGKGFTLSSNLQAHQRVHTGEKPYKCSECGKSFRRNSHYQVHLVVHTGEKPYKCEICGKGFSQSSYLQIHQKAHSVEKPFKCEECGQGFNQSSRLQIHQLIHKGEKPYKCEECGKGFSRRADLKIHCRIHTGEKPYNCEECGKVFRQASNLLAHQRVHSGEKPFKCEECGKSFGRSAHLQAHQKVHTGEKPYKCDECGKGFKWSLNLDMHQRVHTGEKPYKCGECGKYFSQASSLQLHQSVHTGEKPYKCDMCGKVFSRSSQLQSHQRVHTGEKPYKCEICGKSFSWRSNLTIHHRIHVGDKSYKNNRGGKNIRESTQEKKSIK